The sequence below is a genomic window from Pseudomonas cremoricolorata.
CACGCCCAGGTGCTCGAGCGCAATGGCCAGTGGTGGCGCTATGGCCTGTTGCCGATCACCGGCAAGACTCACCAACTACGAGTGCACATGGCGGCACTGGGTGCGCCGATCTGCAACGACCCGTTCTACCCGACGCTGCGTAACGATCAGGACGACTACCAGCGCCCGCTCAAGCTGCTGGCCCAGCAACTGCGTTTCGAAGATCCGCTGGGGGGAGGGGAGCGCTGTTACCAGTCCCGGCTGACCCTGGACTGGTAGCGTTGGCTCCGGCATTGCGCCAGGGCCTTGGATGGGTCAGCGGTTGAAGCGCTCGACCAGTGAGTATTGCGTGCCCGCGGTGCTGGTCAGTTCCTCGCTGAGCAGCGCCGAGCGCTGCGCCTGTCCGGAGGTCTGGTCGGCCAGGTCGGCGATGGTGCTGATGTTGCGGCTGATCTCGTCGGCCACCGCGCTCTGTTCTTCGGTGGCCGCTGCGATCTGCGTGGTCATGTCGGTGATATTGGCCACGGCATCGCTGATGCCGACCAGCGCCTGGTCAGCCTGCATCACCCACTCGACACCTTCCTGGGCTTGGCGATGGCCGGTTTCCATCGTTTGCACGGCGTTGTTGGCGGTCTGCTGCAACTTGGCGATCAAGGTGTGGATCTGCCCGGTGGATTCGGCGGTACGCTGCGCCAGTTGACGAACCTCATCGGCCACCACGGCAAAGCCACGGCCCATTTCTCCGGCGCGGGCCGCCTCGATGGCTGCGTTGAGCGCCAGCAGGTTGGTCTGGTCGGCGATACCCTTGATGACATCGACCACGCCGCCGATTTCATCGCTGTCCTTGGCCAGTTGCGTCACCGTGCGCCCGGTGTCACCGACCGCGCTGGACAGCCGTTCGATGGCGTCGCGGGTTTCTCCGGCGATGGTGCGACCTTCGCTGGTCAGGCGATTGGCTTGCTGGGTGGCGTCGGCGGTGCGCTGCACGTGGCTGGCGACTTCCTGGGTGGTTGCCGCCATCTGGTTGACTGCCGCCGCAACCTGCTCGGTTTCCACGCGCTGCCGCTCAAGACCTGCCGAGCTCTGATGGGCCAGGCTGTCGGACTGCCTGGCCTGCTCGCTGAGGTGCTCGGCGCTGTCCTGCAGACGCGTCAGGCAGGTCTTCATCCGCGCATCCTGGCTGAGCATGGCCATTTCCAGGCGTGCCTGGACACCACGGCTGTCGGTGTACATCTGCGCGATCAGCGGGTCGGAAGTGGTCTGTTCGGCCAGGCGTAGCAGGCGCTTGAGCCCGCGCTGCTGCCAGCTCAGGCCAATCAGGCCCAGCGGCACCGACAGTCCCGCCGCCAGGGCGAAGCCTGCGCCGTGGCCGAAATAACTGCCGATGACGAAGCCAATCTGGCTGACCAGAATGAATGGCAGCCAGTCTTGCGCCACCGGCAGCCATTTGTCGCGGCGCGGAACGGCCGACTTGCCTTGGTTCAGCCGTTGGTACAGCGCTTCGGCGCGACGCACTTGCTCGGCAGTCGGTTTGACCCGCACCGATTCGTAGCCTACCACTTGGTTATTGTCGAATATCGGCGTGACGTAGGCGTTGACCCAGTAGTGATCGCCGTTCTGGCAACGGTTCTTGACGATGCCCATCCACGGCAGGCCTTGCTTGAGGGTCTGCCACATGTGGGCGAATACCGCTTCAGGCACGTCGGGGTGGCGCACCAGGTTGTGCGGCGAGCCAATCAGGGCGTCACGCTCGAAGCCGCTGATCTCGACGAAGGCGTCGTTGCAGTAGCTGATCACGCCCTTCACGTTGGTGGTGGAGATCAACCGCTGCTGGGCAGGGAAAGTCCGTTCTCTCTGAGTGATCGGTTGGTTGTTACGCATGGCGGCAGGTGTCCGAAGATAGTCGCAAGGTTTTTTGAACTATCGGCACGCTGGCGTTTTTGTTGAGGTTTTTTTTGCCCCGAGGTCGGGTCTGTCATGGATATGTCGTAACCGCGTGCTACGCCGTCGCTCTCAGCCAACGGCGCGCGAGCCTGCGCCCTTAGGGTTACTTGAAGCGCCGTTCGACGCCTTTCTCGACAAGGATCTTCGCGGCGATTTCTTCCACCGAGAAATGTGTGGAGTTGATGTGGGCGATGTTCTCGCGACGGAACAGGCCTTCGACCTCGCGTACTTCGAACTCGCATTGGGCAAAGCTCGAGTAGCGGCTGTTGGGCTTGCGTTCATGGCGAATCGCGGTAAGGCGGTCGGGGTCGATGGTCAGGCCGAACAGTTTGCTCTGGTGCTTGCGCAGCACGGCAGGCAGTTGCAGGCGCTCCATGTCGTCTTCGGTGAATGGGTAGTTGGCTGCGCGAATACCGAATTGCATGGCCATATACAGGCAGGTCGGGGTTTTGCCACAGCGCGAGACGCCCACCAGGATCAGGTCGGCCTTGTCGTAATAATGGGTACGGGCGCCGTCGTCGTTGTCCAGGGCGAAGTTCACCGCCTCGATGCGCTCCATGTAGTTGGAGTTGCCGCCGATGGAGTGCGACTTGCCCACCGAATAGGAGGAACTGGCCATCAGTTCCTGCTCCAGCGGGGAAAGGAACGAGGAGAAGATGTCGATCATGAAGCCATTGGAGGTGGCGAGTATCTCGCGGATGTCCTGATTGACGATGGTGTCGAAGATGATTGGCCGCACGCCATCACGTTCCGCCGCCAGGTTGATTTGCGCAACCATGGCGCGGGCTTTGTCGGCAGTGTCGATATAAGGACGGGTAAATTTGTTGAACGGGGTAGTATCGAACTGAGCCAGCAGGCTTTGCCCGAGTGTTTCGGCCGTGATCCCGGTACCGTCGGAGATGAAGAACGCGGTTCGTTTCATGTGCGCCTTGGGCCTTAAGCTGCTGAATGTTTCTGGATATGATAGGTTCGGTTTGCCGAACACGATGTCCGGCATTCTTACTCAATTTGCACGTCCAGGCCACAAGCGTCCGGTCCGGCCAGCATCGGTCGGCGGCGCCTCTTTGAGCTTTTCCCAACACAGTTAGTGGAGAGATCACCTTGGTAGAGTACGTAGTTTCCCTCGATAAGCTCGGCGTCCATGATGTAGAGCACGTAGGGGGCAAGAACGCTTCCCTGGGCGAGATGATCAGCAACCTTGCCGGCGCTGGCGTTTCGGTGCCGGGCGGCTTTGCCACTACGGCCCAGGCGTACCGCGATTTTCTTGAGCAAAGTGGCCTGAACGATCGCATCCATGCCGCACTCGACGCCCTGGATGTCGATGACATCGCAGCCCTGACGCACACCGGCGCACAGATTCGCCAGTGGGTCATGGATGCAGAATTCCCCCCGCGCCTGGACGCGGAAATCCGCACTGCCTTCGCCAGCATGGCCGCCGGTAACGACAACATGGCAGTCGCCGTGCGCTCGTCGGCCACCGCCGAAGACTTGCCAGACGCCTCGTTCGCCGGTCAGCAGGAAACCTTCCTCAACATCCGCGGCGTCGACAACGTCATCCGCGCCGCCAAGGAAGTGTTCGCATCGCTGTTCAACGACCGCGCCATCGCCTATCGCGTGCACCAGGGCTTCGACCACAAGCTGGTCGCCCTGTCGGCCGGTGTGCAGCGCATGGTCCGTTCGGAAACCGGTACCGCCGGGGTCATGTTCACCCTCGATACCGAGTCGGGCTTCCGCGATGTGGTGTTCATCACCGGCGCCTACGGCCTGGGTGAAACCGTGGTTCAGGGGGCGGTCAACCCGGACGAGTTCTACGTGCACAAGCAGACCCTGGAGGCCGGGCGTCCGGCGATCCTGCGGCGTAACCTGGGCAGCAAGGCGATCAAGATGATCTACGGCGAGGAAGCCAAGGCCGGCCGTTCGGTGAAGACCGTCGACGTCGACCGCGCCGAGCGCGCGCGCTTCTGCCTGAGCAACGAGGAAGTCGCCGAGCTGGCCAAGCAGGCGATGATCATCGAGAAGCACTACCAGCGTCCGATGGACATCGAGTGGGCCAAGGACGGTGACGACGGCAAGCTGTACATCGTTCAGGCGCGTCCCGAGACGGTCAAGAGCCGGGCCAGCGCCAATGTCATGGAGCGCTACCTGCTCAAGGAAAAAGGCACCGTGCTGGTCGAAGGCCGGGCGATCGGTCAGCGCATCGGCGCCGGCAAGGTCCGGGTGATCAACGACGTGTCGGAAATGGACAAGGTCCAGCCTGGCGACGTACTGGTCTCGGACATGACCGACCCGGACTGGGAGCCGGTGATGAAGCGCGCCAGCGCCATCGTCACCAACCGTGGCGGACGCACCTGCCACGCGGCGATCATCGCCCGCGAACTGGGTATTCCGGCCGTGGTCGGTTGCGGTAACGCCACCCAGTTGCTCAAGGATGGCCAGGGCGTGACCGTCTCGTGCGCCGAGGGTGACACCGGCTTCATTTTCGAGGGTGAGCTGGGCTTCGACGTCAAGCAGAACTCGGTCGACGCCATGCCCGAGCTGCCGTTCAAGATCATGATGAACGTCGGTAACCCCGACCGCGCGTTCGACTTCGCCCAGCTACCCAACGAAGGGGTAGGCCTGGCGCGTCTGGAATTCATCATCAACCGCATGATCGGCGTGCACCCCAAGGCGCTGCTCAACTACGCCGGTCTGCCGCCCGAGCTCAAGGACAGCGTCGACAAGCGCGTGGCCGGCTATGCCGACCCGGTCAGCTTCTACGTCGACAAGCTGGTCGAGGGCATCAGTACCCTGGCCGCGGCGTTCTACCCGAAAAAGGTCATCGTGCGGCTGTCGGACTTCAAGTCCAACGAATACGCCAACCTCATCGGCGGCAAGCTGTACGAGCCGGAAGAAGAAAACCCGATGCTGGGCTTCCGCGGCGCGTCGCGCTACATCAGCGAGTCGTTCCGTGACTGCTTCGAGCTGGAGTGCCGCGCGCTCAAGCACGTGCGCAACGTCATGGGCCTGACCAACGTCGAGATCATGGTGCCGTTCGTGCGCACCTTGGGCGAGGCCAGCCAGGTGGTCGATCTGCTGGCCGAAAACGGCCTGGCCCGGGGTGACAACGGCCTGCGCGTCATCATGATGTGCGAGCTGCCGTCCAACGCCATTCTGGCCGAGGAATTCCTCGAATACTTCGACGGCTTCTCCATCGGCTCCAACGACCTGACTCAGCTGACCCTGGGCCTGGACCGCGACTCCGGGATCATCGCCCACCTGTTCGACGAGCGTAATCCTGCGGTCAAGAAGCTGCTGGCCAATGCCATCGCCGCCTGCAACAAGGCCGGCAAGTACATCGGCATCTGTGGTCAGGGCCCATCCGACCACCCCGATCTGGCCAAGTGGCTGATGGAGCAGGGCATCGAGAGCGTTTCGCTCAACCCTGACTCGGTGCTGGAAACCTGGTTCTTCCTCGCCGAAGAGCAAGTCGCCGGCTGATGCCGACAGCCGTTGCGGCGCTGGCCGCAGCGGATCATCGCGATGCATGCGCGGGCGCCGCCCGATGCCGGCTTGATTGGCATTGGGCAGCGCCCGCGTGTGCATTTATACTCGCCGTTTTTTCGTGCGCCAGATTCCATGCAAAGCAGCAGTGCTCTCTTTCCCGTCGCCTTGCTCAGTGCCGAGCGGCGCGGCGACCTCAGTGAAGATGTCTACCGCATCAAGGCCGGTAATCGCTCCGACCCCAGCGTGGAACTTGCGTTGACGCGCCTGGGCAAGGTCGAACAGCCCAACGCCCAGGGTGTCCCGGTGATCCTGCTGCATGGCAGCTTTTCCAACCGCCGCTTCTGGTTCTCGCCCAAGGGCATCGGCCTTGGGGCGTTTCTCGCTCGCGCCGGGTTCGATGTGTGGATTCCAGAGATGCGTGGTCATGGCCTGTCGCCGCGCAACCGGCGCTGGGCGCGCAACCGCGTGGCCGACTATGCCGCTGAGGATCTGCCGCTGATCGCCGCGTTCGTCATGGAGCAGACCGGCCAGGCGCCGCACTGGCTGGGTCATTCGCTGGGCGGCATCACCCTGGCGGCCGCCTTGGGCGGCGGTTACCTGGATGCCACCCACGTGGCCAGCGCAGCGTTTTTCGGCACCCAGGTGAGCCGCCGTCGCTGGCCGCTGAAGATTCCGCCGCTGGTATGGGCCTTGCGTCTGCTGCTCAAGCGATTTTCCCATGTCTGCGGAACGCGCCTGAAGCGCGGACCCGAGGACGAGCCCATGAGCCTGGTCTTCGAAGCGTTGCGCTGGCAGGGCCTGTTCGGCCGCTTCGGCGAGAAAGGCAACGACTGGTGGCAAGGCCTGGCGAATGTCCAGGTGCCGGTGCTGGCGGTGTCCGGCGCAGCCGATCGGCAGGATCCGCCTTGGGCATGTCGTGCACTGTTCGAGCAGGTCGGCAGCGTACACAAGCAGTACCTGTGCCTGGGCCAGGCTCCGGGCAGTCAGGCCTTCGGCCATGTCGACATGCTGGTGAGCAAGGCGGCACAAACCGCGGTCTGGCCCTTGGTTCGGCATTGGCTCGAACAGCCGTTCGCGCCGCTGCCAGGCGCTGAGCAGGTTGATGCGTCGCGGGTGACCGAGGTGCCCTCGGCGGTGTAGCCTTGGCCCCCGCTACTGCAACAACTTACCTTTGGTCACGACTGACAGGAGTTCGCCATGCAGCACTACCTCACCCCCGACCTGTGCGATGCCAACCCCGAACACATCCACGTGCTCGAGCCGATGTTCAGCAACTTCGGTGGCCGTGATTCCTTCGGCGGGGAGATCGTCACCCTCAAGTGTTTCGAAGACAACTCACTGGTGCGCGAGCAGGTCGAGCTAGACGGCAGCGGCAAGGTGCTGGTGGTCGATGGCGGTGGTTCGCTGCGCCGTGCACTGCTGGGTGACATGCTTGCCGAGAAAGCCGCGAAGAATGGTTGGGAAGGGCTGCTGATCTACGGTTGCGTGCGTGATGTCGACGCTCTGATCCAGATCGACGTCGGCGTGCAGGCACTGGCCAGTCACCCGCTCAAGACCGATAAGCGCGGCGAGGGCCAACTGAACGTGGTGGTCAGCTTCGCTGGCGTGACTTTCCGGCCAGGCGAGTACCTGTATGCCGACAACAATGGCGTGATCGTTTCGACGCAATGCCTGGCCATGCCCGAGTGACGCGCCAGCGGCGCTGATGGAGCTTCAATGTTCGAGCAAGACAACGCGCAGTGGGGGCTGGTGCATGCCCTGCTGCTCGACGGTAACGGTGGCGGTCGCGCGGTCGCCCGTACCGAACTGAGCGACCTGCAACTGCAACCCGAGCAGAGTCTGTGGTTGCATTGGGATCGCAGTCACCCGCAGACGCGCACCTGGCTGTTGCGTGACAGCGGCCTGAGCGAGTTCGCCTGCGAGCTGCTGCTGGAAGAAAATACCCGACCCCGGCTGTTGCCACTGGCCAATGAACAGCTATTGCTGTTCTTGCGCGGAGTGAACCTCAACCCGGGTGCTGAACCCGAGGACATGGTGTCGGTGCGCATCTTCGCCCAAGCGCAGCGGGTCATTTCCCTGCGCCTGCGTCCCCTGCGCGCCAGCGACGAAATCCTTCAGCAACTGGCTGAAGGGCGGGGGCCGAAGACCGCCTCCGAGCTGCTGGTGGTGATGGGCGAGCTGCTCACCGAGAAGGTCCAGGCGCTGGTCACCGAGCTGACCGAAGAGGTCGACCTGGAAGAAGAGCAAGTCGAGGCTGACGATCGCCACGCCCCGGCCCAGGGCAGCCTGCAACTGATACGCCGCCGCGCCGCGGCACTGCGGCGATTTCTGGCCCCGCAGCGCGACATCTATGCGCAGCTTTCGCGGCACAAGTGGAGCTGGTTCGCCGAGCGCGATGCCGACTACTGGAACGAACTCAACAACAGCCTGATTCGCTACCTCGAAGAGCTTGAACTGGCACGTGAACGGGCGGCGCTGCTGCTGGAAAGCGAGGACCGCAAGCGCGACGAGCGGATGAACCGCACCATGTATCGCCTGGGAATCATCACCTGCATCTTCCTGCCGATGAGCTTCGTCACCGGCTTGTTGGGCATTAACGTCGGCGGTATCCCGTGGTCGCAAAGCCCCAATGGCTTCATCTTCGCCAGCCTTGTGGTGCTTGCCCTGGCGCTTGGCCAGTGGTGGCTGTTCCGGCGTTTGCGCTGGGTATGAGGCAGGTGAGGGGTGCCGCTCGGGGTGTAGGGTTTGTGACCTGTGGCGCTACGGCCTCGTCTCTGACTGACATTGCGCGAGGTGCCCATGCACGATCCGTTTGAAGAATCTCTGCGCGACCTGCTCAAGGCTTCGCCGTCCGGCCACGACCGTGATGACGCTGCTTGCCTGGGACGCGTACTCAAGACGGCCAACCGCCAGGTTGGCGCCGGCGACCTGTTCACCTTGCTCGGCCGCTGTGGCCAGGCGCTGATGGTCGCCCTCAACAATGGCTCGGCGCACGTTGCGCCGGTGCGTCGCACCGCTGCCGGTGGCAGCAAAGCTGATAAGGCTGACTGATTATGGAACTCGATCTCTGGACCCAGAGCCTGGTCACTGCAATGACCGCCCTGTGGACTAAAGTGGCGAACTTCATCCCGAACCTGTTCGGTGCGCTGGTGGTGGTACTGCTCGGTTTCGTGGTGGCCAAGCTGCTCGACACCTTGCTTTCGAAACTGCTCGCCAAGCTTGGCCTGGACCGCCTGATGAGCGGTACCGGCCTGACCAAGATGTTCAACCGGGTCGGCATTCAGGTGCCGGTCTCGACCCTGATCGGCAAGATCGTCTACTGGTTCGTGCTGTTGATCTTCCTCGTATCGGCCGCCGAGTCGCTTGGCCTGGAGCGGGTTTCGGCAACCCTCGACATGCTCGCCCTGTACCTGCCCAAAGTGTTCGGCGCGGCACTGGTGCTGCTTGCCGGCGTGCTCCTGGCGCAGTTGGCCAATGGCCTGGTCCGCGGCGCCGCCGAGGGCATCGGCCTGGAGTACGCGGCGGGCGTCGGACGCATCGTCCAGGGCCTGGTGATCATCATTGCCATTTCGGTGGCGATCAGCCAGCTGGAGGTCAAGACCGACCTGCTCAACCATGTCATCGTCATCGGTCTGATTACCGTTGGTCTGGCGATTGCCCTGGCGATGGGGCTGGGCAGTCGGGAAATCGCGGGGCAGATTCTTGCCGGTATCTACGTGCGTGAGCTGTTTCAGGTCGGTCAGAGCGTGCAGATCGGCGAGGTAGAAGGGTTGATCGAGGAGATCGGCACGGTCAAGACGACGCTGCTGACCGACGACGGTGAGCTGGTGTCGCTGTCCAACCGGCAACTGCTCGAACAGCGCGTCACCCGCCGCTAATCGGGGAAAAGCTGTTAATGTATGCCGCCGCTGAAAAGGGCCCTGGGGGCCGAGCGGCGACATTGACCTGACTGTCGGCCAGATGCGTTTTGAATAAAGTCCATTCGCTGCCCATGCGCTATGACCCCCGCGAACTCACGGACGAAGAGTTGGTGGCGCGCTCGCATGAGGAGCTTTTCCACGTCACCCGCGCCTATGAAGAGCTCATGCGGCGTTACCAGCGCACCCTGTTCAACGTGTGTGCGCGTTATTTGGGGAACGACCGTGACGCGGATGATGTCTGTCAGGAAGTGATGCTGAAGGTGCTGTACGGGTTGAAGAATTTCGAGGGGAAATCGAAGTTCAAGACCTGGCTCTACAGCATCACCTACAACGAGTGCATTACCCAGTATCGCAAGGAGCGACGCAAACGACGGCTGATGGATGCCCTGAGTCTCGACCCGGTCGAAGAGGCCACCGAAGACAAGGCGCCGCAGCCAGAAGAAAAAGGCGGACTGGATAAGTGGCTGGTGCATGTCAACCCGATTGATCGGGAAATCCTGGTGCTGCGTTTTGTCGCAGAGCTGGAGTTTCAGGAGATCGCTGACATCATGCACATGGGGCTGAGCGCAACGAAAATGCGGTACAAGCGCGCACTCGATAAATTGAGGGAAAAATTTGCGGGTCTGGCTGAAACTTAGTCGATGGCAAATACCTCTAACCAGCCGGTGAGTTCTGCTAGACTTGCCGTCGAGTTGTGCCCCCACCCGGATGGTGGCGGGACTGCTTAACTACCATCAGATGGGGATTTAACGGATGAAACTGAAAAATACCTTGGGCTTGGCCATTGGCTCGCTCATCGCAGCTACCTCGGTTGGTGTCATGGCTCAAGGCCAGGGCGCTGTTGAAACCGAGATCTTCTACAAAAAAGAATACTTCGACAGCCAGCGTGACTTCAAAAACGACGGCAACCTGTTCGGTGGTTCGATCGGTTACTTCCTGACCGACGACGTTGAACTGCGTCTGGGCTACGACGAAGTGCACAACGCCCGTGGCGACGACGGCAAGAACATCAAGGGCTCTAACACCGCCCTGGACGCCGTTTACCACTTCAACAACCCGTACGACGCTATCCGTCCGTACGTATCGGCTGGTTTCTCTCACCAGTCGATCGGCCAGAGCTTCCGCGGCGGTCGTAACCACTCCACCTTCGCCAACCTGGGCGCTGGTGCCAAGTGGTACATCACCGACATGTTCTACGCCCGTGCAGGCGTTGAAGCTCAGTACAACATCGACCAAGGTGACACCGAGTGGGCACCGAGCGTTGGCGTTGGTCTGAACTTCGGTGGCAGCCCGAAATCGCAGGAAGTCGCTCCGACCCCAGCACCCGTTGCTGACGTCTGCACCGACAGCGATAACGACGGCGTCTGCGACAACGTCGACAAGTGCCCAGACACCCCAGCCAACGTTACCGTTGACGCTGATGGCTGCCCGGCTGTTGCCGAAGTCGTTCGCGTTGAGCTGGACGTCAAGTTCGACTTCGACAAGTCGGTCGTCAAGCCTAATAGCTACGGCGACATCAAGAACCTGGCTGACTTCATGAAGCAGTACCCACAGACCACCACCACCGTGGAAGGTCACACTGACTCCGTCGGTCCAGACGCTTACAACCAGAAGCTCTCCGAGCGTCGTGCCAACGCTGTCAAGCAAGTACTGACCCAGCAGTACGGCGTGGAATCCAGCCGTGTTGATTCGGTTGGCTACGGCGAGTCCCGTCCGGTTGCCGATAACGCCACCGAAGAAGGTCGCGCTATCAACCGTCGCGTTGAAGCTCAAGTAGAAGCCCAAGCCAAGTAATTGGTCTGACGCTTCATGAAAAACCCGGCTTCGGCCGGGTTTTTCTTTGCCTGGGATTTGGTGGCGCCGGTTGAACCATGCGTGCGTCCGCTCAGCGACATGATCGCATCGACTGAACTGTCGTTGCGCCGAAGGGCTGGCTATAATCGCCACCCCACGCCCCTCGAGTCTTGCCTGCCCATGTATAACCTGGCCCGCCAGCTGCTGTTCAAACTGTCTCCGGAAACCTCCCATGACCTGTCCCTGGACCTGATCGGTGCCGGCGGCCGCCTGGGGCTCAACAGCCTGCTGTGCAAGCGTCCTTCGGCAGCGCCAGTGACGGTGATGGGGCTGAACTTCGCCAACCCCGTCGGGCTCGCTGCAGGTCTGGACAAGAACGGCGCTGCCATCGATGGCTTCGCCCAGCTGGGCTTCGGTTTCGTCGAGATCGGCACGGTGACCCCGCGCCCGCAGCCGGGCAATCCCAAGCCGCGCCTCTTCCGTCTGCCTGAGGCCACTGCCATCATCAACCGCATGGGCTTCAACAACCTCGGCGTCGATCATTTGCTGGGGCGGGTGCAGGCGGCCAACTATCGCGGCATTCTGGGCATCAACATCGGCAAGAACTTCGACACGCCGGTGGAGCGTGCCCAGGATGACTACCTGATCTGCCTGGAGAAGGTCTACGCCCACGCCAGCTACATCACCGTCAACGTCAGTTCGCCGAACACGCCGGGGTTGCGCACGTTGCAGTTCGGCGATCAGCTCAAGCAACTGCTCGACGCTCTGGCAGTGCGGCGTGAGCAGTTGGCTCTTGAGCACGGCAAGCGTGTGCCGCTGGCGATCAAGATCGCCCCTGACATGAACGACGAGGAAACCGCACTGGTGGCCAGCGCGCTGCTGGCCTCGGGGATGGATGCGGTGATCGCCACCAACACCACCTTGAGCCGTGAGGGCGTCGAAGGCTTGCCGTATGCGGGGGAGGCGGGTGGGTTGTCCGGCGCGCCGGTACTGGAGAAGAGCACGCACACGGTGAGGGTGCTGGCCGGCGAGCTGGGCGGCAAGATGCCGATCATCGCAGCCGGAGGGATCACCGAGGGTCGTCATGCTGCGCAGAAGATCGAAGCGGGGGCGAGCCTGGTGCAGATTTATTCCGGATTCATCTACAAGGGTCCTGCGTTGATTCGCGAGGCGGTCGATGCCAT
It includes:
- the rraA gene encoding ribonuclease E activity regulator RraA, producing MQHYLTPDLCDANPEHIHVLEPMFSNFGGRDSFGGEIVTLKCFEDNSLVREQVELDGSGKVLVVDGGGSLRRALLGDMLAEKAAKNGWEGLLIYGCVRDVDALIQIDVGVQALASHPLKTDKRGEGQLNVVVSFAGVTFRPGEYLYADNNGVIVSTQCLAMPE
- a CDS encoding mechanosensitive ion channel family protein, yielding MELDLWTQSLVTAMTALWTKVANFIPNLFGALVVVLLGFVVAKLLDTLLSKLLAKLGLDRLMSGTGLTKMFNRVGIQVPVSTLIGKIVYWFVLLIFLVSAAESLGLERVSATLDMLALYLPKVFGAALVLLAGVLLAQLANGLVRGAAEGIGLEYAAGVGRIVQGLVIIIAISVAISQLEVKTDLLNHVIVIGLITVGLAIALAMGLGSREIAGQILAGIYVRELFQVGQSVQIGEVEGLIEEIGTVKTTLLTDDGELVSLSNRQLLEQRVTRR
- the ppsR gene encoding posphoenolpyruvate synthetase regulatory kinase/phosphorylase PpsR, translating into MKRTAFFISDGTGITAETLGQSLLAQFDTTPFNKFTRPYIDTADKARAMVAQINLAAERDGVRPIIFDTIVNQDIREILATSNGFMIDIFSSFLSPLEQELMASSSYSVGKSHSIGGNSNYMERIEAVNFALDNDDGARTHYYDKADLILVGVSRCGKTPTCLYMAMQFGIRAANYPFTEDDMERLQLPAVLRKHQSKLFGLTIDPDRLTAIRHERKPNSRYSSFAQCEFEVREVEGLFRRENIAHINSTHFSVEEIAAKILVEKGVERRFK
- a CDS encoding alpha/beta fold hydrolase; translation: MQSSSALFPVALLSAERRGDLSEDVYRIKAGNRSDPSVELALTRLGKVEQPNAQGVPVILLHGSFSNRRFWFSPKGIGLGAFLARAGFDVWIPEMRGHGLSPRNRRWARNRVADYAAEDLPLIAAFVMEQTGQAPHWLGHSLGGITLAAALGGGYLDATHVASAAFFGTQVSRRRWPLKIPPLVWALRLLLKRFSHVCGTRLKRGPEDEPMSLVFEALRWQGLFGRFGEKGNDWWQGLANVQVPVLAVSGAADRQDPPWACRALFEQVGSVHKQYLCLGQAPGSQAFGHVDMLVSKAAQTAVWPLVRHWLEQPFAPLPGAEQVDASRVTEVPSAV
- a CDS encoding methyl-accepting chemotaxis protein — its product is MRNNQPITQRERTFPAQQRLISTTNVKGVISYCNDAFVEISGFERDALIGSPHNLVRHPDVPEAVFAHMWQTLKQGLPWMGIVKNRCQNGDHYWVNAYVTPIFDNNQVVGYESVRVKPTAEQVRRAEALYQRLNQGKSAVPRRDKWLPVAQDWLPFILVSQIGFVIGSYFGHGAGFALAAGLSVPLGLIGLSWQQRGLKRLLRLAEQTTSDPLIAQMYTDSRGVQARLEMAMLSQDARMKTCLTRLQDSAEHLSEQARQSDSLAHQSSAGLERQRVETEQVAAAVNQMAATTQEVASHVQRTADATQQANRLTSEGRTIAGETRDAIERLSSAVGDTGRTVTQLAKDSDEIGGVVDVIKGIADQTNLLALNAAIEAARAGEMGRGFAVVADEVRQLAQRTAESTGQIHTLIAKLQQTANNAVQTMETGHRQAQEGVEWVMQADQALVGISDAVANITDMTTQIAAATEEQSAVADEISRNISTIADLADQTSGQAQRSALLSEELTSTAGTQYSLVERFNR
- the ppsA gene encoding phosphoenolpyruvate synthase produces the protein MVEYVVSLDKLGVHDVEHVGGKNASLGEMISNLAGAGVSVPGGFATTAQAYRDFLEQSGLNDRIHAALDALDVDDIAALTHTGAQIRQWVMDAEFPPRLDAEIRTAFASMAAGNDNMAVAVRSSATAEDLPDASFAGQQETFLNIRGVDNVIRAAKEVFASLFNDRAIAYRVHQGFDHKLVALSAGVQRMVRSETGTAGVMFTLDTESGFRDVVFITGAYGLGETVVQGAVNPDEFYVHKQTLEAGRPAILRRNLGSKAIKMIYGEEAKAGRSVKTVDVDRAERARFCLSNEEVAELAKQAMIIEKHYQRPMDIEWAKDGDDGKLYIVQARPETVKSRASANVMERYLLKEKGTVLVEGRAIGQRIGAGKVRVINDVSEMDKVQPGDVLVSDMTDPDWEPVMKRASAIVTNRGGRTCHAAIIARELGIPAVVGCGNATQLLKDGQGVTVSCAEGDTGFIFEGELGFDVKQNSVDAMPELPFKIMMNVGNPDRAFDFAQLPNEGVGLARLEFIINRMIGVHPKALLNYAGLPPELKDSVDKRVAGYADPVSFYVDKLVEGISTLAAAFYPKKVIVRLSDFKSNEYANLIGGKLYEPEEENPMLGFRGASRYISESFRDCFELECRALKHVRNVMGLTNVEIMVPFVRTLGEASQVVDLLAENGLARGDNGLRVIMMCELPSNAILAEEFLEYFDGFSIGSNDLTQLTLGLDRDSGIIAHLFDERNPAVKKLLANAIAACNKAGKYIGICGQGPSDHPDLAKWLMEQGIESVSLNPDSVLETWFFLAEEQVAG
- the sigX gene encoding RNA polymerase sigma factor SigX, which gives rise to MRYDPRELTDEELVARSHEELFHVTRAYEELMRRYQRTLFNVCARYLGNDRDADDVCQEVMLKVLYGLKNFEGKSKFKTWLYSITYNECITQYRKERRKRRLMDALSLDPVEEATEDKAPQPEEKGGLDKWLVHVNPIDREILVLRFVAELEFQEIADIMHMGLSATKMRYKRALDKLREKFAGLAET
- a CDS encoding CorA family divalent cation transporter, producing MFEQDNAQWGLVHALLLDGNGGGRAVARTELSDLQLQPEQSLWLHWDRSHPQTRTWLLRDSGLSEFACELLLEENTRPRLLPLANEQLLLFLRGVNLNPGAEPEDMVSVRIFAQAQRVISLRLRPLRASDEILQQLAEGRGPKTASELLVVMGELLTEKVQALVTELTEEVDLEEEQVEADDRHAPAQGSLQLIRRRAAALRRFLAPQRDIYAQLSRHKWSWFAERDADYWNELNNSLIRYLEELELARERAALLLESEDRKRDERMNRTMYRLGIITCIFLPMSFVTGLLGINVGGIPWSQSPNGFIFASLVVLALALGQWWLFRRLRWV